A stretch of the Salmo salar chromosome ssa20, Ssal_v3.1, whole genome shotgun sequence genome encodes the following:
- the hnf1a gene encoding hepatocyte nuclear factor 1-alpha (The RefSeq protein has 1 substitution, 1 non-frameshifting indel compared to this genomic sequence): protein MEGEERKGEAGPGPGRLSALQEQLIWALLGSGLSREVLVHALGELERERVTPGAEKGDRGDGESSEEGEMDFPPPIFQELEALAPEEAARQRALVDQLLQEDPWRVAKLVKSYMQQHNLPQREVVESIGLNQSHLSQHLNKGTPMKNQKRAALYSWYVRKQGEISQQFTNARHALGSGEEQGEDVRKGRRNRFKWGPASQQILFHAYERQRNPSKEEREGLVEECNRAECLQRGVSPSQLAGLGSNLVTEVRVYNWFANRRKEEAFRHKLALDMPYNSQSASSTNHTLSHSPEQGMKYSQQITCDNLGSSRGHNGDRGLGGRLASPIQLEPSHTLLETHHHKPVSGGGPLPPVSTLTSLHSLSASPAPHHGLIMTSLPSVMSLGESSLLIGQTVPVINNVGGGFTTLQPISFQQQLHSTSQQQLTQQFQSHMGHHHSPFMATMAQLPCHMYSKSDMSHYPPSSLLSQAMVITDSSSLGTLTSLTTVRQILTTDPEEQTDQPIQEDSLHLQSPSPVPVSSGNLQLYPPSQSSESHPPHRLSSSPADINSYIPAQMVSTAQ from the exons atggagggagaggagaggaaaggagaagcagGGCCCGGCCCTGGTCGTCTGTCTGCTCTCCAGGAGCAGCTGATCTGGGCTCTGCTGGGCTCTGGACTGTCCCGGGAGGTCCTGGTCCATGCCCTGGGAGAACTGGAGCGAGAGAGGGTCACCCCTGGAGCAGAGAAGGGGGACAGGGGGGATGGCGAGAGTTCGGAGGAGGGAGAAATGGATTTTCCACCCCCAATATTCCAGGAGCTGGAGGCCCTAGCCCCAGAGGAGGCAGCCAGGCAGAGGGCTCTGGTCGACCAACTGCTTCA ggaggatccaTGGCGCGTGGCAAAACTGGTGAAGAGCTACATGCAGCAGCATAACCTCCCCCAGAGAGAGGTGGTCGAATCCACAGGCCTCAACCAGTCCCATCTCTCCCAGCACCTCAACAAAGGCACGCCCATGAAGAACCAGAAACGGGCTGCTTTGTACAGCTGGTACGTCAGGAAGCAGGGCGAGATTAGCCAGC AGTTTACTAATGCCAGGCATGCCCTTGGGTCtggagaggagcagggagaggacGTGAGGAAGGGACGTAGGAACAGGTTCAAATGGGGACCCGCCTCCCAGCAAATCCTCTTCCACGCCTATGAACGACAGAGGAACCCAagcaaagaggagagagagggattagtggaggagtgtaacag GGCTGAGTGTCTCCAGAGGGGTGTGTCTCCGTCCCAGCTGGCTGGCCTGGGCTCTAACttggtgacagaggtacgagtgTACAACTGGTTCGCTAACCGCCGCAAGGAGGAGGCCTTCCGCCATAAACTGGCTCTTGATATGCCTTACAACAGCCAATCAGCAAGCTCCACCAACCACACGCTCTCACACAGCCCTGAGCAAG GCATGAAGTATAGCCAGCAAATCACATGTGATAATCTGGGGTCATCGAGGGGTCACAATGGAGACAGAGGCTTGGGGGGCCGCCTGGCCAGCCCCATTCAACTGGAGCCCAGCCACACACTCCTGGAAACACACCATCACAAACCA gtatcaggtggtGGCCCCTTGCCCCCAGTCAGCACCCTGACATCACTGCACAGTCTGTCTGCCTCGCCTGCTCCCCACCATGGACTCATCATGACCTCCCTGCCCAGCGTCATGAGTCTGGGAGAGTCCTCTCTCCTCATAG GTCAAACCGTACCTGTCATCAACAATGTGGGAGGCGGGTTCACCACCCTTCAGCCAATCTCTTTCCAGCAGCAGCTTCATTCCACTTCCCAGCAGCAACTCACACAGCAGTTCCAGAGTCATATGGGCCACCACAGTCCTTTCATGGCAACCATGGCACAGCTTCCATGTCACA TGTACAGCAAGTCTGATATGTCCCACTACCCTCCGTCCAGCCTACTGTCCCAAGCAATGGTCATCACTGACAGCAGCAGCCTTGGAACACTGACCAGTCTaaccacagtcagacag ATTCTGACCACAGACCCTGAGGAGCAGACAGACCAACCCATCCAGGAGGACTCCCTACACCTGCAGTCCCCTTCACCTGTGCCAG TTTCCTCTGGGAATTTACAGCTGTATCCTCCATCTCAGTCTAGTGAAAGTCATCCACCTCACCGCCTCTCCTCTTCGCCAGCAGACATCAACTCCTACATTCCTGCACAGATGGTCTCTACCGCACAGTAG
- the cssa20h12orf43 gene encoding protein CUSTOS (The RefSeq protein has 1 non-frameshifting indel compared to this genomic sequence): MSAPVGTMVEDSSSEEEDLEKFKEAAWSFGTYGINGTHNTNTAGIEVLPHVWLLQNNRVLCNAMVNSVAVSKHEHDGNELQTTPEFRAHVAKKLGAILDSCISVISTETSKPCTQSTKCEDEGFRLFTTSVPGEFTIDPPPPPVRRRPVPSSSDSDSELEMRLREAAVSVTDLLSSALPSAVTPSLPESLSSDKLKKKKKKYKVQEGEDSNNSPVPEKNKKRTAPREVENCGEASPYAKTEEDQKSPEEDSLPLKVKKKKNKQKGTDERVEEEVEKH, encoded by the exons ATGTCAGCCCCCGTTGGAACGATGGTTGAAGACTCAAGCAGTGAGGAGGAAGATCTGGAAAAGTTTAAGGAAGCAGCTTGGAGTTTTGGCACATATGGAATTAATGGTACACACAATACCAACACGGCAG GCATAGAGGTTTTGCCTCACGTTTGGCTTCTCCAGAACAATCGTGTTTTATGTAATGCTATGGTCAACAGTGTGGCTGTATCTAAACATGAACATGATGGGAATGAGCTTCAGACGACTCCAGAGTTCCGTGCGCACGTTGCAAAGAAATTAGGTGCTATACTTGACAG TTGCATTTCAGTGATATCTACAGAAACATCAAAACCCTGCACACAGTCAACCAAATGTGAAGATGAAG GTTTCCGGCTGTTCACCACATCTGTCCCAGGAGAGTTTACCATtgatccccctcctcctcctgtaaggCGCCGGCCCGTCCCCAGCTCAAG tgacagtgacagtgagctGGAGATGAGACTGAGAGAGGCGGCAGTGTCAGTTACAGACCTCCTATCATCTGCTCTCCCCAGCGCAGTTACACCTTCCCTGCCAGAGTCCCTCAGCTCAGATAaattgaagaagaagaagaagaagaaatacaAGGTTCAGGAAGGAGAGGACAGTAATAACAGCCCTGTCCCAGAGAAAAATAAGAAAAGGACAGCTCCCCGCGAGGTCGAGAACTGTGGAGAAGCCTCACCTTATGCTAAAACGGAGGAGGACCAAAAGAGCCCCGAGGAGGATAGTCTACCGCTGAAggtcaagaagaagaaaaataaacaaaaaggCACAGATGAAAGGGTGGAAGAGGAAGTAGAAAAGCACTGA
- the cssa20h12orf43 gene encoding protein CUSTOS isoform X1, which produces MSAPVGTMVEDSSSEEEDLEKFKEAAWSFGTYGINGTHNTNTADGESNGKLSRRVAVSKHEHDGNELQTTPEFRAHVAKKLGAILDSCISVISTETSKPCTQSTKCEDEGFRLFTTSVPGEFTIDPPPPPVRRRPVPSSSDSDSELEMRLREAAVSVTDLLSSALPSAVTPSLPESLSSDKLKKKKKKKYKVQEGEDSNNSPVPEKNKKRTAPREVENCGEASPYAKTEEDQKSPEEDSLPLKVKKKKNKQKGTDERVEEEVEKH; this is translated from the exons ATGTCAGCCCCCGTTGGAACGATGGTTGAAGACTCAAGCAGTGAGGAGGAAGATCTGGAAAAGTTTAAGGAAGCAGCTTGGAGTTTTGGCACATATGGAATTAATGGTACACACAATACCAACACGGCAG ATGGGGAAAGCAATGGGAAGTTATCCCGTCG TGTGGCTGTATCTAAACATGAACATGATGGGAATGAGCTTCAGACGACTCCAGAGTTCCGTGCGCACGTTGCAAAGAAATTAGGTGCTATACTTGACAG TTGCATTTCAGTGATATCTACAGAAACATCAAAACCCTGCACACAGTCAACCAAATGTGAAGATGAAG GTTTCCGGCTGTTCACCACATCTGTCCCAGGAGAGTTTACCATtgatccccctcctcctcctgtaaggCGCCGGCCCGTCCCCAGCTCAAG tgacagtgacagtgagctGGAGATGAGACTGAGAGAGGCGGCAGTGTCAGTTACAGACCTCCTATCATCTGCTCTCCCCAGCGCAGTTACACCTTCCCTGCCAGAGTCCCTCAGCTCAGATAaattgaagaagaagaagaagaagaaatacaAGGTTCAGGAAGGAGAGGACAGTAATAACAGCCCTGTCCCAGAGAAAAATAAGAAAAGGACAGCTCCCCGCGAGGTCGAGAACTGTGGAGAAGCCTCACCTTATGCTAAAACGGAGGAGGACCAAAAGAGCCCCGAGGAGGATAGTCTACCGCTGAAggtcaagaagaagaaaaataaacaaaaaggCACAGATGAAAGGGTGGAAGAGGAAGTAGAAAAGCACTGA
- the unc119.1 gene encoding protein unc-119 homolog B, protein MSGSNSRNETAATVKGPDTDMGLDANSRERKSGGDVMKRLKSRRNQTDKQRPVVTEDELRALGRDITPDEILGLCAVTRDYLCKPEDNVYNIDFTHFKIRDLETGTVLFEIAKPHNCDPEDEENGDASAGRFVRYQFTPAFLRLRTVGATVEFTVGDRPVNSFRMIERHYFQNKVLKNFDFDFGFCIPNSRNTCEHIYEFPQLHEDLIGLMVEHPYETRSDSFYFVDNKLIMHNKADYAYDGGQ, encoded by the exons ATGAGCGGCTCTAACTCTCGGAACGAGACGGCAGCCACAGTTAAAGGACCCGACACCGATATGGGGCTAGATGCAAATTCCAGGGAGCGAAAGTCCGGTGGAGATGTGATGAAGAGACTCAAGTCGCGACGAAATCAAACGGATAAACAGCGGCCTGTTGTTACAGAAGATGAGCTCAGGGCGCTAGGAAGAGACATCACACCAGATGAAATCCTTGGTCTGTGTGCTGTTACACGGG ATTATCTATGTAAACCTGAGGACAATGTCTACAATATTGACTTCACACATTTCAAGATCAGAGATCTGGAGACTGGGACAGTGCTCTTCGAGATTGCTAAACCTCACAACTGTG accctGAAGATGAGGAGAATGGAGATGCCAGTGCTGGGCGCTTTGTGCGCTATCAGTTCACGCCAGCCTTCCTCAGACTGCGGACTGTTGGTGCAAC TGTGGAGTTCACCGTGGGGGACCGGCCTGTTAACAGCTTTCGCATGATAGAGAGGCATTATTTCCAGAATAAAGTTCTCAAGAACTTTGACTTTGACTTCGGATTCTGCATCCCAAACAGCCGGAACACTTGCGAACACATCTATGAGTTTCCCCAGCTCCATGAGGACCTCA TTGGCCTAATGGTGGAGCACCCGTATGAGACCAGGTCAGACAGCTTCTATTTTGTGGACAACAAACTGATCATGCACAATAAGGCAGACTACGCCTACGATGGGGGCCAGTAG
- the LOC106579938 gene encoding malectin, translated as MAMRWVKVPLVAGLVVTVLSVLAEHCWADGGGPNLAERVIWAVNAGGEAHTDMHGIHFKKDPLEGKLGKASDYGVRLPILRSSPEDQVLYQTERYNEDTFGYEVPIREEGDYILVMKYAEVYFAQSQQKVFDVRLNDHVVVKDLDIFERVGHSTAHDEIVPFSIRRGKLSVQGEVSTFNGKLTVEFVKGYYDNPKVCALYVMKGTLDDVPKLQPHPGLEKREDLEEEEEEETEVGEEGGKKSTSTVPKYKVQSGPRTPNPYAADNSSLMFPILVAFGVFIPTLFCLCRL; from the exons ATGGCAATGCGGTGGGTAAAAGTCCCACTGGTCGCCGGGCTGGTCGTGACGGTGTTGTCGGTGCTGGCTGAACACTGTTGGGCGGATGGTGGGGGCCCAAACCTTGCTGAACGAGTTATTTGGGCAGTGAACGCTGGCGGGGAAGCTCACACAGACATGCACGGCATTCATTTTAAGAAGGATCCTTTGGAAGGAAAGCTTGGGAAAG CATCAGATTATGGAGTCCGTCTGCCCATATTGCGTTCTAGTCCTGAAGACCAGGTTCTCTACCAGACAGAACGCTACAATGAAGATACTTTTGGCTATGAGGTGCCGATTCGTGAAGAAGGAGACTATATACTAGTCATGAAGTATGCAGAAGTCTACTTTGCCCAGTCTCAGCAGAAG GTATTTGATGTGCGTCTTAATGACCATGTGGTGGTGAAAGACCTGGATATCTTTGAACGGGTCGGTCACAGTACAGCTCATGACGAAATAGTGCCCTTCTCCATACGCCGCGGTAAGCTGAGTGTCCAGGGAGAGGTGTCCACCTTCAACGGCAAGCTCACTGTGGAGTTTGTCAAG GGTTATTATGACAACCCCAAGGTCTGTGCTCTGTACGTGATGAAAGGGACATTAGACG ATGTACCAAAACTCCAGCCTCACCCTGGACTGGAGAAACGTGAAGatcttgaggaggaggaggaagaggagactgaGGTAGGCGAGGAGGGTGGTAAGAAGAGTACCTCGACAGTTCCCAAGTACAAGGTCCAGTCAGGCCCCAGAACGCCAAACCCGTATGCGGCCGACAATAGCAGCCTCATGTTCCCTATCCTGGTGGCGTTCGGTGTGTTCATCCCTACACTCTTCTGCCTCTGTCGGCTGTGA